From a region of the Cyanobacteriota bacterium genome:
- a CDS encoding AarF/ABC1/UbiB kinase family protein, whose protein sequence is MQRYDAEKIAHYYRYRPWRVIWRAIVITWWVVGFLLTLAIENSYQQRDSSGTVSQEKLATRLRETLTHLGPTFIKVGQALSTRPDLIRKDYLEELVKLQDQLPPFPNEQAFAIIEQELDCSVDDAFSELSAEPVAAASLGQVYRGRLRTGEEVAVKVQRPNLLPTITLDLYLLRWVAGWIGPFLPLNLGHDLTLIVDEFGTKLFEEIDYVNEGRNAELFARNFQDNPYVKVPVIYWRYTSTHVLTLEWIHGFKLTDVDRIKAAGLNVDQLIQIGVISGLRQLLEFGFFHADPHPGNLFATPDGRMAYIDFGMMDQLDESTKETIVDAVVHLVNQDYPVLAKDFVQLGFLAPDTDIRPIVPALEAVLGNVMRGSVRDFNFKTITDQFSELMYDYPFRVPAKFALIIRSLVTQEGLAITLNPEFRIVDVSYPYVARRLLTGESPQLRRRLLEVLFRDGKFQWHRLENLIRIARTDDSFDILPTAQLGLRYLLSEEARQFRRQLLLALVEDDRLHTQEVQNLWNLVKDDIQPARLFNVALEALTGVR, encoded by the coding sequence ATGCAGCGTTACGATGCTGAAAAAATTGCACACTATTATCGATACCGCCCTTGGCGGGTAATTTGGCGGGCGATCGTGATTACTTGGTGGGTGGTTGGATTTTTGCTCACCCTCGCAATTGAAAACAGTTATCAGCAACGTGATTCATCAGGCACAGTCTCTCAAGAGAAACTCGCAACCCGATTGCGCGAGACCTTGACCCATCTGGGGCCTACCTTTATCAAGGTTGGTCAGGCCCTGTCAACACGCCCAGACTTAATTCGCAAAGACTATCTAGAAGAATTGGTGAAGCTTCAGGATCAACTGCCACCATTTCCTAATGAGCAAGCCTTTGCCATTATCGAACAAGAGCTAGACTGTTCAGTTGATGATGCTTTTAGCGAACTGTCGGCTGAGCCAGTGGCGGCTGCAAGTTTGGGACAAGTCTACCGAGGGCGGTTGCGAACTGGGGAAGAGGTAGCAGTCAAGGTACAGCGTCCTAATCTCTTGCCAACTATCACCTTGGATCTGTACTTGCTGCGTTGGGTTGCAGGCTGGATTGGGCCATTTTTGCCCCTAAATCTCGGTCATGACCTCACCCTAATTGTGGATGAGTTCGGCACGAAACTGTTCGAGGAGATCGACTATGTAAACGAGGGACGCAATGCAGAATTGTTTGCCCGCAACTTTCAGGACAATCCCTATGTGAAGGTGCCTGTAATTTATTGGCGCTACACCAGTACCCATGTGCTGACCCTAGAGTGGATCCATGGATTTAAGCTCACTGATGTCGATCGCATCAAAGCGGCTGGATTGAACGTAGATCAGTTGATTCAAATTGGTGTCATTTCTGGCCTGCGGCAACTGTTGGAGTTTGGCTTCTTCCATGCGGATCCGCATCCTGGCAATCTGTTTGCTACCCCTGACGGGCGCATGGCCTACATCGACTTCGGCATGATGGATCAGTTAGACGAATCCACCAAGGAAACGATTGTGGATGCTGTTGTACACCTAGTTAACCAGGATTATCCAGTCCTAGCCAAGGATTTTGTGCAGCTAGGTTTTCTCGCACCTGATACTGATATTCGACCGATCGTGCCTGCCTTAGAAGCTGTACTTGGCAATGTCATGCGGGGCAGCGTCCGTGACTTTAACTTTAAGACCATCACTGATCAATTTTCTGAGTTGATGTACGACTATCCCTTCCGGGTACCCGCTAAATTTGCGCTGATTATTCGCTCCTTGGTCACCCAAGAGGGCTTGGCGATCACGTTGAATCCTGAGTTTCGGATTGTGGATGTGTCCTATCCTTACGTAGCGCGTCGCTTGCTCACAGGTGAGTCTCCACAGTTGCGCCGTCGATTGCTAGAGGTGCTGTTCCGCGATGGTAAGTTCCAGTGGCATCGTCTAGAAAACCTGATTCGGATTGCACGGACAGATGACAGTTTCGATATTTTGCCTACGGCTCAACTGGGGTTACGATATTTGCTCTCTGAGGAAGCGCGGCAGTTCCGCCGTCAATTACTACTAGCTCTGGTAGAAGACGATCGCCTCCACACCCAGGAGGTGCAGAACCTATGGAACCTAGTTAAAGATGACATTCAGCCTGCACGATTGTTTAATGTAGCTCTAGAAGCCCTGACAGGTGTTCGATAG
- a CDS encoding peptidylprolyl isomerase codes for MTTSSNPRVFFDITIGGKPAGRIVMELRADIVPKTAENFRALCTGEKGQGASGKPLHYKGSTFHRIIPDFMCQGGDFTRGNGTGGESIYGTRFADENFILKHTGPGLLSMANAGPGTNGSQFFITTTETPWLDGKHVVFGSVVEGLEVVQAMEAVGSDSGVTRQPVVIADCGQL; via the coding sequence ATGACAACTTCATCCAATCCACGAGTTTTTTTCGACATCACGATCGGCGGCAAACCTGCGGGTCGCATTGTTATGGAACTGAGGGCTGATATCGTCCCCAAAACTGCTGAAAACTTTCGCGCTCTCTGCACTGGAGAAAAAGGGCAGGGTGCTTCTGGCAAACCATTACACTACAAGGGGTCTACCTTTCACCGTATCATTCCTGACTTTATGTGCCAAGGCGGAGATTTCACCCGTGGTAATGGCACTGGGGGTGAGTCTATCTATGGCACCAGATTTGCCGACGAAAACTTCATTCTGAAACACACTGGGCCTGGGCTATTGAGTATGGCCAATGCTGGCCCTGGTACCAATGGTTCTCAGTTTTTTATTACCACCACTGAAACACCTTGGCTGGATGGCAAGCACGTTGTTTTTGGCAGTGTAGTGGAGGGCCTGGAGGTAGTGCAGGCGATGGAAGCAGTTGGTAGTGATAGTGGTGTGACTCGGCAACCCGTTGTGATTGCTGATTGTGGTCAACTGTAA
- a CDS encoding adenylate/guanylate cyclase domain-containing protein, which produces MQRPQNRRQSEPSDYVVSESSFRVKKWLNSSTIGYALIVYWGLLAAITTGQQFFYVQQWERQAQAWFTRQRGRVDPPPEIVILAIDEDSLNQGEIYAAHPEKYPHLAPLEKWPWRRSGYAVVIDRLMAAGARAIAFDVLFTTPSVYGEADDRAFRQALERHAGRVTLAVKYDLVSTAEFSARKLDSVTPRLVTQPQSVGFINVPLEADNLVHQRSTVYYDREIAGEDLPVVPSFQEATLTAAGIKYPPAQGEGIFFYGPPGTFTSIPFWHVLDPEPWKNLYQQGAFFKNKIVLIGPTALEFQDFQPTPFSARTSGVEIHANAIATLMEGRSLREAIPHPIGQGIVVALIVAGAAAILIVLPNRPLVPLLWGIGSSGIWTMISYASFAISNTILPTAIPVMALMLGSISLFIAKATGAYLEKNRLRQTLERYVSPAIAREILSQPDDYQAQLRGRKISAAVMFCDIRGFTTLSYELPPETLVAQLNMYLSAMVDVIIAERGTIDKYIGDAIMAEFGAPVSQGAVADIMCAIRAGLGMRRALAKLRDYWRETGQIPLYNGIGLNYGEVVSGNIGSIKRVEYTVIGDTVNTASRVEGLTKELGTDFLITDEVYDRVKDQIQVEYMGQQMIRGRGTVKLYSVIGLKGESTALYHQVRAELEQAKEDLKQRLARVTSQTPVSKSSPAT; this is translated from the coding sequence ATGCAACGTCCTCAAAATCGTCGTCAATCGGAACCATCTGACTATGTAGTGTCCGAGTCTTCATTCCGGGTCAAGAAATGGTTGAATTCCAGCACAATCGGTTATGCGCTGATTGTTTACTGGGGACTATTAGCAGCAATTACAACGGGTCAGCAGTTTTTCTACGTACAGCAGTGGGAACGTCAGGCCCAAGCTTGGTTCACACGCCAACGTGGACGGGTTGATCCTCCGCCGGAGATTGTAATCTTAGCCATCGACGAAGATTCCCTCAATCAGGGTGAAATCTACGCTGCCCATCCGGAAAAATATCCCCATTTGGCTCCGTTGGAAAAGTGGCCTTGGCGACGATCAGGCTATGCAGTAGTTATCGATAGACTGATGGCTGCTGGAGCAAGAGCTATCGCCTTTGACGTATTGTTTACGACTCCTAGCGTGTATGGGGAGGCAGATGATCGTGCCTTTCGTCAAGCTCTAGAGCGCCATGCTGGGCGTGTGACCCTAGCCGTCAAATATGATTTAGTCAGTACTGCCGAGTTTTCTGCTCGCAAGTTAGATTCAGTCACACCTAGATTAGTGACTCAGCCCCAATCTGTTGGATTTATTAACGTGCCGCTAGAGGCTGATAACCTTGTACACCAGCGCTCTACGGTTTACTACGATCGTGAAATTGCCGGAGAAGACCTGCCAGTGGTGCCGTCATTTCAAGAGGCAACCTTGACTGCAGCAGGCATCAAGTATCCCCCTGCACAGGGGGAGGGCATTTTCTTCTACGGCCCGCCAGGTACCTTCACCAGTATCCCTTTTTGGCATGTATTGGATCCAGAACCCTGGAAAAATCTCTACCAACAGGGAGCCTTCTTCAAAAATAAGATTGTCCTAATTGGCCCAACAGCGCTGGAGTTTCAAGATTTTCAACCTACTCCCTTCTCAGCCCGCACCTCAGGAGTTGAAATTCATGCTAATGCGATTGCAACCCTGATGGAGGGACGTAGCCTACGAGAAGCTATTCCCCACCCCATAGGTCAGGGAATTGTTGTCGCGCTCATTGTCGCTGGAGCTGCTGCTATCCTCATTGTGTTGCCCAACCGCCCTCTAGTGCCGCTGCTGTGGGGCATTGGTAGTTCTGGCATCTGGACGATGATTAGCTATGCCAGTTTTGCTATCAGCAACACGATATTGCCTACTGCCATACCAGTGATGGCGCTTATGTTAGGTAGTATCTCCCTGTTTATCGCAAAGGCTACAGGTGCTTACTTGGAAAAGAATCGCTTGAGACAGACGTTAGAACGATATGTGTCACCCGCGATCGCCAGGGAAATTCTTAGCCAGCCGGATGACTATCAAGCTCAGTTGCGGGGACGCAAAATTAGCGCAGCGGTGATGTTCTGTGATATCCGTGGATTCACAACGTTGTCCTACGAGTTGCCCCCAGAAACCCTAGTCGCCCAACTGAATATGTACCTTAGTGCCATGGTAGACGTGATCATTGCAGAGCGAGGAACGATCGACAAATACATTGGAGATGCCATCATGGCAGAATTTGGTGCTCCTGTCTCTCAAGGCGCTGTTGCTGACATTATGTGCGCTATTCGGGCAGGCTTAGGGATGCGGCGGGCACTGGCAAAGTTACGGGACTATTGGCGCGAGACTGGCCAAATTCCCCTCTACAATGGCATCGGCCTGAACTATGGTGAGGTAGTGTCAGGCAATATTGGCTCCATTAAGCGGGTTGAATATACGGTGATTGGGGATACCGTCAATACCGCTAGTCGTGTGGAAGGGTTAACGAAGGAGTTAGGTACAGACTTTTTAATTACCGATGAAGTCTACGATCGGGTAAAAGACCAGATTCAAGTAGAGTACATGGGACAACAGATGATTCGAGGGCGCGGCACTGTGAAGCTCTATAGTGTTATAGGGCTAAAAGGTGAGAGCACAGCCCTGTATCATCAAGTTCGGGCTGAACTAGAGCAGGCTAAGGAGGATTTGAAGCAACGTCTTGCTAGAGTAACTAGCCAAACGCCAGTTAGTAAATCATCCCCAGCCACTTAG
- a CDS encoding flavin-dependent dehydrogenase, with amino-acid sequence MEQLLYIEIPQPDIDAVKVWLHEHYRPIAGQKIITPDGIRLLFAAAENVIAADRYPELSLFVWSVQRTTYLKVFRWAQQPVPSEQKLLRQFVRDIRQAFPYRYPTLPAIDLSQQSIFAALAPYYPQTVKFFQRIPNGDYDLTRVYWWEQRWREGVQRPRQPNQVVFNTLNPPDSATSVQPIYDLIYVGGALGVIHAAMMARLGYRVLLIERLPFGRMNREWNISRDEFQQLIDIGLFTPQEFETLIAREYVDGFHKFFDANNPPQAKAAVLHTPTVLNVSLDAEALLRLCGEKLQAAGGEIWDETEFTRVEIAPSQVTVYARQLPTGRDRQAVGRLVVDAMGTASPIAWQLNNGRAFDSVCPTVGAAIASGFPPGAWDHRYGDVLFSHGDSSRGRQLIWELFPGKDDEVTIYLFHYHQIHPDNPGSLLELYEDFFTILPEYRRCDLDQLVWRKATFGYIPGYFSTSSRDRRVAFDRLVAIGDAASLQSPLVFTGFGSLVRNLPRLTDLLDTALRHDLLTSQYLNQIRAHQSNVAVTWLFSKGMMVPTGQYLPPERINATLNTFFGILANEPPEVADKFIKDRIDWLTFNQLALKAAVRNPALLWWIWQLAGWRDLLRWLLSYVDFTWASLKRYLLKPWITPFMNWIHAWLEPRYPALWLWLLAQRYEVLGSTSERFRAMAQSSTTAYTAPSTAIRSSTE; translated from the coding sequence ATGGAACAACTTCTTTACATTGAAATTCCGCAGCCAGACATTGATGCAGTTAAAGTTTGGTTACATGAACACTACAGACCGATCGCGGGTCAGAAAATTATTACCCCAGATGGAATCCGATTGTTGTTTGCTGCCGCCGAGAATGTTATTGCTGCTGACAGATATCCAGAGCTATCTCTTTTCGTTTGGTCAGTGCAGCGAACAACCTATTTGAAGGTGTTTCGCTGGGCGCAGCAGCCAGTTCCTAGCGAACAGAAACTTCTGCGCCAATTCGTAAGGGATATCCGGCAGGCGTTTCCCTATCGCTACCCGACATTGCCTGCGATCGACCTCTCGCAGCAGTCTATCTTTGCTGCCCTTGCGCCGTATTATCCCCAGACGGTCAAGTTTTTTCAGCGCATCCCTAATGGAGACTATGATCTTACCCGTGTCTATTGGTGGGAGCAACGGTGGCGAGAAGGGGTGCAACGCCCCCGCCAGCCAAATCAAGTGGTGTTTAACACGCTCAATCCTCCGGATTCTGCTACGTCCGTTCAACCTATCTATGACCTGATCTATGTTGGTGGAGCTTTAGGCGTTATTCACGCGGCGATGATGGCACGACTGGGCTACCGGGTGCTGCTAATTGAACGATTGCCATTTGGGCGCATGAACCGTGAGTGGAATATTTCACGGGACGAGTTCCAGCAGTTGATCGACATAGGACTGTTTACTCCTCAAGAGTTTGAGACCCTGATTGCTCGGGAATATGTGGATGGATTCCACAAGTTTTTTGATGCCAATAACCCTCCTCAAGCAAAGGCAGCAGTGTTGCATACGCCCACTGTACTGAATGTCTCGCTGGATGCAGAAGCACTGTTGCGGTTGTGCGGTGAGAAGCTACAGGCCGCTGGTGGTGAAATCTGGGATGAGACTGAATTTACCCGAGTTGAGATTGCTCCTAGCCAAGTCACGGTCTATGCACGGCAATTACCCACTGGTCGCGATCGCCAAGCCGTTGGACGGTTAGTTGTGGACGCTATGGGAACTGCCTCACCAATCGCATGGCAACTTAACAATGGGCGGGCGTTTGACAGTGTTTGTCCAACCGTAGGTGCTGCTATTGCGTCTGGGTTTCCCCCTGGTGCTTGGGATCATCGCTATGGTGATGTACTGTTTAGTCATGGGGATAGCTCTCGCGGACGGCAACTGATATGGGAACTGTTTCCAGGCAAGGATGATGAAGTGACAATTTACCTGTTTCACTACCATCAAATCCACCCGGATAATCCTGGATCCCTGTTGGAGCTGTATGAGGACTTTTTTACTATCCTGCCAGAGTATCGTCGCTGTGACCTAGATCAGTTAGTCTGGCGTAAGGCCACATTTGGATATATTCCTGGCTATTTCAGCACGAGTAGCCGCGATCGCCGGGTTGCCTTTGACCGGCTGGTGGCGATCGGAGATGCAGCCTCGTTGCAATCTCCCCTGGTCTTCACAGGCTTTGGCTCATTGGTGCGCAACCTTCCCCGCCTTACAGACTTGCTAGATACTGCCCTTAGGCATGATTTGCTTACCAGTCAGTATCTTAATCAGATTCGCGCTCATCAAAGTAATGTGGCTGTTACCTGGCTATTTTCCAAAGGCATGATGGTGCCTACAGGTCAATATCTGCCCCCAGAGCGGATTAATGCCACACTTAATACCTTTTTTGGTATTTTGGCCAATGAACCTCCAGAGGTTGCAGACAAATTTATTAAGGATCGGATTGATTGGCTTACATTTAATCAACTGGCACTGAAGGCGGCTGTACGAAATCCAGCATTGTTGTGGTGGATTTGGCAGCTAGCTGGTTGGCGTGACTTGCTGCGCTGGCTCTTGAGCTATGTCGATTTCACTTGGGCATCTCTAAAGCGATACTTACTCAAACCTTGGATTACACCGTTCATGAATTGGATTCATGCTTGGCTGGAACCACGGTATCCAGCATTGTGGCTATGGTTGTTAGCACAACGTTATGAAGTACTTGGCAGTACGTCTGAGCGATTTAGAGCCATGGCACAATCATCGACGACTGCTTACACTGCGCCATCAACGGCGATCAGATCATCAACAGAGTAA